In a single window of the Zea mays cultivar B73 chromosome 5, Zm-B73-REFERENCE-NAM-5.0, whole genome shotgun sequence genome:
- the LOC100501841 gene encoding Nijmegen breakage syndrome 1 protein isoform 1 (isoform 1 is encoded by transcript variant 1) → MKSIGAYATRKWSNECTHVLVDGSCSLTPELLDAVMAKKQIMLGDWFEAMAEKNIHTEIPSCTQYIPNLTLDGMVIKMVDINLIQNFLEGYTFILGSSDKYQFGEKLHGLLESTGAKYVHIDDFCANSQDSAAGDTDHQILVVPARYPLEFSKIRVLFTLSKISDIKLFAAILSGRLEATSIEPPAFIVTSSNSTDATIVADSDVEMETATSNPTGAANKSQHHTENISDDEKQTTNITNEVARKGNVIHPKHPESVEDLKPMEEDVKVIEKTATYRSTGRDEDARILSKAPKDEKLDTSRDGASDVIFSQNLVVRRSLPQSAPAAPAEIGGVNFKRFRKREMVSGNSFKDLIPFAREPYRESDHERGSTMTDFMREEKRQKQMEAIAEDLFNNAKSKKRAAAGSSIHTLLTGHR, encoded by the exons ATGAAATCTATTG GTGCATATGCTACTCGTAAGTGGAGCAATGAATGTACACATGTTCTTGTTGACGGATCATGTTCGTTGACACCTGAGCTCCTCGATGCAGTTATGGCAAAGAAGCAGATCATGTTGGGAGACTGGTTTGAG GCAATGGCTGAAAAGAACATACACACAGAGATCCCTTCTTGTACACA ATACATTCCAAACTTGACTCTAGATGGGATGGTGATCAAAATGGTGGATATCAACCTCATTCAGAATTTCCTAGAAGGCTATACTTTTATCCTGGGGTCATCAGATAAA TATCAATTTGGTGAGAAGCTCCATGGATTACTGGAATCAACTGGAGCAAAATACGTGCACATTGACGACTTTTGTGCAAACAGCCag GACTCAGCAGCTGGAGACACTGATCATCAAATTCTTGTAGTTCCTGCACGATATCCATTGGAATTCAGCAAGATACGTGTGCTGTTTACTTTGTCAAAGATCAGTGATATTAAGCTATTTGCAGCTATATTGTCTGGCCGCCTGGAAGCAACTTCTATTGAACCACCTGCTT TCATCGTTACATCCTCGAATTCCACGGATGCCACTATTGTGGCGGATTCGGATGTTGAAATGGAGACAGCAACTTCTAATCCTACTGGTGCTGCCAACAAGTCTCAACATCACACCGAGAATATCTCTGACGATGAAAAACAAACCACAAATATAACCAACGAAGTTGCAAGGAAGGGTAACGTTATTCACCCAAAACACCCAGAGAGCGTTGAAGATTTGAAACCGATGGAGGAGGATGTGAAGGTCATAGAGAAAACAGCAACGTACAGGTCCACGGGTAGAGACGAGGATGCTCGCATTCTAAGCAAGGCGCCAAaggatgaaaaattagacaccaGCAGGGATGGGGCTTCTGATGTCATATTTAGTCAGAATCTGGTCGTCAGAAGaagcctcccccagtcagctcctGCCGCACCAGCAGAAATCGGAGGCGTTAACTTCAAGCGCTTCAGGAAG AGGGAAATGGTGTCTGGAAACAGCTTCAAGGACCTCATTCCGTTTGCGCGGGAACCATACAG AGAGTCGGACCACGAACGTGGCAGCACGATGACCGATTTCATGCGGGAGGAGAAGCGGCAGAAACAAATGGAGGCCATTGCGGAGGATCTCTTCAACAACGCAAAG TCCAAGAAAAGAGCAGCCGCTGGAAGTTCGATTCACACCCTACTCACCGGCCACAGATGA
- the LOC100501841 gene encoding Nijmegen breakage syndrome 1 protein isoform 2 (isoform 2 is encoded by transcript variant 2), translating to MVWVLDPVDTVRGIQKRYIFAAGTYKVGRKDCDVIVQTDTSISRVHAEIAIEKMVAWDPHSGAPASPSFVRVIDRSKYGTFVNKVHGTQGSRLHKDEDMMLTDGDAVTFGTGNATFRLSFVPIVVFFHGAKSTRIDPSLHAVMKSIGAYATRKWSNECTHVLVDGSCSLTPELLDAVMAKKQIMLGDWFEAMAEKNIHTEIPSCTQYIPNLTLDGMVIKMVDINLIQNFLEGYTFILGSSDKYQFGEKLHGLLESTGAKYVHIDDFCANSQDSAAGDTDHQILVVPARYPLEFSKIRVLFTLSKISDIKLFAAILSGRLEATSIEPPAFIVTSSNSTDATIVADSDVEMETATSNPTGAANKSQHHTENISDDEKQTTNITNEVARKGNVIHPKHPESVEDLKPMEEDVKVIEKTATYRSTGRDEDARILSKAPKDEKLDTSRDGASDVIFSQNLVVRRSLPQSAPAAPAEIGGVNFKRFRKREMVSGNSFKDLIPFAREPYRESDHERGSTMTDFMREEKRQKQMEAIAEDLFNNAKSKKRAAAGSSIHTLLTGHR from the exons ATGGTCTGGGTGTTGGACCCCGTCGACACAGTGCGCG GGATTCAGAAGCGTTACATCTTCGCTGCCGGGACGTACAAGGTCGGCCGCAAAG ATTGTGATGTCATTGTTCAAACTGACACATCTATATCCCGAGTCCATGCGGAGATTGCAATTGAAAAGATGGTTGCCTGGGATCCACATTCTGGTGCACCTGCCAGTCCATCATTTGTTCGTGTAATCGACCGATCAAAGTATGGCACATTTGTCAACAAAGTACATGGAACCCAGGGCAGCCGTCTGCAtaaagatgaagatatgatgcttacTGATGGGGATGCTGTGACGTTTGGAACTGGTAATGCGACCTTTAG GTTGTCATTTGTTCCCATAGTGGTTTTTTTTCATGGCGCAAAATCGACACGAATTGATCCATCATTACATGCAGTCATGAAATCTATTG GTGCATATGCTACTCGTAAGTGGAGCAATGAATGTACACATGTTCTTGTTGACGGATCATGTTCGTTGACACCTGAGCTCCTCGATGCAGTTATGGCAAAGAAGCAGATCATGTTGGGAGACTGGTTTGAG GCAATGGCTGAAAAGAACATACACACAGAGATCCCTTCTTGTACACA ATACATTCCAAACTTGACTCTAGATGGGATGGTGATCAAAATGGTGGATATCAACCTCATTCAGAATTTCCTAGAAGGCTATACTTTTATCCTGGGGTCATCAGATAAA TATCAATTTGGTGAGAAGCTCCATGGATTACTGGAATCAACTGGAGCAAAATACGTGCACATTGACGACTTTTGTGCAAACAGCCag GACTCAGCAGCTGGAGACACTGATCATCAAATTCTTGTAGTTCCTGCACGATATCCATTGGAATTCAGCAAGATACGTGTGCTGTTTACTTTGTCAAAGATCAGTGATATTAAGCTATTTGCAGCTATATTGTCTGGCCGCCTGGAAGCAACTTCTATTGAACCACCTGCTT TCATCGTTACATCCTCGAATTCCACGGATGCCACTATTGTGGCGGATTCGGATGTTGAAATGGAGACAGCAACTTCTAATCCTACTGGTGCTGCCAACAAGTCTCAACATCACACCGAGAATATCTCTGACGATGAAAAACAAACCACAAATATAACCAACGAAGTTGCAAGGAAGGGTAACGTTATTCACCCAAAACACCCAGAGAGCGTTGAAGATTTGAAACCGATGGAGGAGGATGTGAAGGTCATAGAGAAAACAGCAACGTACAGGTCCACGGGTAGAGACGAGGATGCTCGCATTCTAAGCAAGGCGCCAAaggatgaaaaattagacaccaGCAGGGATGGGGCTTCTGATGTCATATTTAGTCAGAATCTGGTCGTCAGAAGaagcctcccccagtcagctcctGCCGCACCAGCAGAAATCGGAGGCGTTAACTTCAAGCGCTTCAGGAAG AGGGAAATGGTGTCTGGAAACAGCTTCAAGGACCTCATTCCGTTTGCGCGGGAACCATACAG AGAGTCGGACCACGAACGTGGCAGCACGATGACCGATTTCATGCGGGAGGAGAAGCGGCAGAAACAAATGGAGGCCATTGCGGAGGATCTCTTCAACAACGCAAAG TCCAAGAAAAGAGCAGCCGCTGGAAGTTCGATTCACACCCTACTCACCGGCCACAGATGA